The following proteins are encoded in a genomic region of Diadema setosum chromosome 10, eeDiaSeto1, whole genome shotgun sequence:
- the LOC140233649 gene encoding uncharacterized protein, whose amino-acid sequence MESGDVVALHSADGQNLWNDTAIRQTLLVRIFSKQRAMGYCGVQTAGLLMSARYFGKKYPEEREQTLCDVSDVPYRDTNLFSFPETTKVLDEERVREVGATLKQLQDLFQSFEIPARRVHADDSNVDEFRSLATAALSHTDSSQGVVVNYEYHWRQSNKVVKVGHFSPLAAYHQQSDRFLLLDTWLDGQEEWVKTEDIFKQMNGVDPDVFVRRGYIITG is encoded by the coding sequence ATGGAGTCCGGAGATGTGGTAGCCCTGCACTCTGCCGACGGTCAGAATCTTTGGAACGACACGGCCATCAGACAGACACTTTTAGTCCGCATCTTCAGCAAGCAGCGCGCAATGGGATACTGCGGAGTACAGACCGCCGGACTCCTCATGAGCGCGCGCTACTTCGGGAAAAAATACCCCGAGGAACGGGAACAGACACTCTGTGACGTCAGCGACGTTCCCTACAGGGACACCAATTTGTTCTCCTTTCCTGAGACGACCAAGGTCCTCGACGAAGAACGAGTTCGCGAAGTCGGAGCCACTTTGAAACAGCTCCAAGACCTTTTCCAGTCCTTTGAGATTCCCGCCAGGAGAGTTCACGCAGACGACAGCAACGTGGATGAGTTCCGATCCCTAGCAACGGCGGCGCTCTCACACACGGATTCCAGCCAAGGGGTCGTGGTCAACTACGAGTATCACTGGAGGCAGAGTAACAAAGTGGTCAAGGTAGGCCATTTTAGTCCGCTGGCAGCATATCATCAACAGAGTGACCGCTTCCTGCTGCTGGACACGTGGCTTGACGGTCAGGAGGAGTGGGTCAAAACGGAAGATATATTCAAGCAAATGAATGGGGTCGATCCAGATGTCTTTGTTCGAAGGGGTTACATTATCACTGGATGA